The Sporocytophaga myxococcoides genome includes a window with the following:
- a CDS encoding response regulator has protein sequence MASNGKKYYAVMLVDDNEIDNLINQKMIEAANICEHIFVHSGAKSAIEFLKNIEKLAKGPLDLYLPEIIFLDIDMPLMDGFQFLDEFEKLSDSIKAHSKVIMLTSSLNPQDMNKAKKNQYVLKYINKPLTQENLKKL, from the coding sequence ATGGCTTCCAATGGAAAGAAGTATTACGCTGTAATGCTTGTTGATGACAACGAAATCGATAATCTAATCAATCAGAAGATGATTGAAGCTGCAAATATCTGTGAGCACATTTTCGTACATTCGGGAGCAAAAAGCGCGATAGAGTTTTTGAAAAATATTGAAAAGCTCGCAAAAGGCCCGCTGGATCTTTACCTTCCTGAAATTATTTTTCTGGATATTGATATGCCTCTTATGGATGGATTTCAATTTCTGGATGAATTCGAAAAATTGAGCGACAGTATTAAAGCACACAGCAAAGTGATCATGCTTACTTCATCTCTGAATCCACAGGATATGAATAAGGCTAAGAAAAATCAATATGTTTTAAAATATATCAATAAACCGCTAACTCAGGAGAATCTAAAAAAACTTTAG
- a CDS encoding C40 family peptidase gives MHFFKVIKSIVKPILFSTIFAVAMVSCKPSKHNTSGKNSQSETKVIKTGKPSEDKAQQVINSARSYLGTHYKYGGTTKSGIDCSGLVCNSFKTIDITLPRTSTAQSEYGKSVKIGDVREGDLLFFSDNKGGNKINHVGLVTEVKSNSVKFIHSTTKMGVIEDDLYSDYYHPRFVKAIRIIN, from the coding sequence ATGCATTTCTTCAAAGTTATCAAATCGATAGTTAAACCAATCTTATTCTCAACGATTTTTGCTGTTGCGATGGTTTCTTGTAAGCCATCAAAACATAATACATCCGGGAAAAATAGTCAATCGGAAACTAAGGTAATAAAGACAGGCAAGCCCAGTGAAGACAAAGCTCAACAGGTTATTAATTCAGCAAGGTCTTATCTTGGCACTCACTATAAATATGGAGGAACAACAAAGTCCGGCATTGATTGCTCAGGGCTTGTCTGCAATTCCTTCAAAACAATTGACATTACCCTGCCCAGAACTTCAACCGCTCAAAGTGAATATGGAAAATCTGTTAAAATAGGCGATGTAAGGGAAGGCGACCTATTATTCTTCAGCGATAATAAGGGTGGCAATAAAATAAACCATGTTGGTCTTGTTACTGAAGTAAAGAGCAATAGTGTAAAATTCATTCATTCAACAACTAAGATGGGGGTTATTGAAGATGACCTTTACTCCGATTATTATCATCCACGTTTTGTAAAAGCGATCAGGATAATAAACTAA
- a CDS encoding FAD-binding oxidoreductase has protein sequence MNTQTLTENFIDELVKITGPEYVFTDSESLEKYGQDETEDLVFLPHVVVKPANAQEISLIIRLANKHKIPVTPRGAGTGLSGGALPVEKGILLSTERLNKIISIDEKNFQATVETGVVTQVFQEAAIAKGLFYPPDPSSRGSCFIGGNLAESSGGPKAVKYGVTRDYVLNLEVVLPTGEIIWTGANVLKNATGYNLTQLMIGSEGTLGIITKVVFRLIPHPPKDIVMLIPFKSAEQACEAVNSILHTGVRPSALEFMERDAIEWSARYLNLDLDLPKDVEAHLLVEVDGNDLDLLSRDAEKVYEAVSGFDIYEPLFADSAQQKEDLWKIRRNVGHAVKSNSIYKEEDTVVPRAELPALITEIKRISTKYNFKSVCYGHAGDGNLHVNIVRGNLSEKEWNENIQEGIKELFRYTVAVGGTISGEHGIGYVQRPYIEIAIGEKQLELMRQIKTAFDPNGILNPNKIF, from the coding sequence ATGAATACGCAAACGCTTACGGAAAATTTTATTGACGAGTTGGTAAAAATTACCGGTCCTGAGTATGTGTTTACAGATTCTGAGTCATTGGAAAAATATGGTCAAGATGAAACAGAAGATCTAGTTTTCCTTCCTCATGTAGTTGTAAAGCCGGCAAATGCTCAGGAGATCAGCTTGATTATAAGACTCGCCAATAAACATAAAATTCCTGTTACACCCAGAGGGGCTGGCACAGGCCTGAGCGGTGGGGCATTGCCTGTTGAAAAAGGCATTCTACTTTCTACCGAAAGACTTAATAAAATCATTTCTATAGATGAGAAAAATTTCCAGGCAACAGTGGAAACAGGTGTAGTAACTCAGGTATTCCAGGAAGCTGCAATTGCTAAAGGTCTCTTTTATCCACCAGACCCATCAAGCAGAGGAAGCTGCTTCATTGGGGGAAACCTTGCAGAATCTTCTGGTGGTCCCAAAGCAGTGAAATATGGAGTAACCAGAGATTATGTTCTTAATCTTGAGGTCGTATTGCCCACAGGTGAAATTATCTGGACCGGTGCCAATGTCCTGAAAAATGCTACCGGATACAACCTTACACAACTGATGATTGGAAGTGAAGGGACTCTTGGTATTATCACTAAAGTTGTTTTCAGGCTTATTCCTCATCCTCCTAAAGATATTGTAATGCTAATTCCTTTTAAGTCTGCCGAACAGGCCTGTGAGGCAGTCAACAGCATATTACATACAGGTGTAAGGCCTTCTGCTCTTGAGTTTATGGAAAGGGATGCCATTGAGTGGAGTGCCCGATACCTTAATTTGGATTTAGATCTACCAAAAGATGTTGAAGCACATCTTCTGGTGGAAGTAGATGGAAATGATCTTGACCTTCTTTCCCGTGATGCTGAAAAGGTTTATGAGGCTGTAAGTGGATTTGATATTTATGAGCCTTTGTTTGCAGATTCTGCTCAGCAAAAGGAAGACCTATGGAAAATAAGAAGAAATGTGGGGCATGCTGTAAAGTCAAATTCAATTTATAAAGAAGAAGATACTGTAGTCCCGAGAGCTGAACTTCCTGCACTTATAACGGAAATTAAAAGGATATCGACTAAGTATAATTTTAAGTCTGTCTGCTATGGTCATGCAGGTGATGGAAATCTTCATGTAAATATTGTACGCGGTAATCTTAGTGAAAAAGAATGGAATGAAAATATTCAGGAAGGTATTAAAGAATTATTCAGATATACAGTTGCAGTGGGAGGCACTATTTCCGGTGAACATGGCATTGGCTATGTACAGCGCCCTTATATTGAAATCGCCATTGGAGAAAAACAGCTCGAGCTGATGAGACAGATCAAAACAGCTTTTGATCCTAATGGAATATTAAATCCGAATAAAATTTTTTAA